Proteins encoded by one window of Blastopirellula marina:
- a CDS encoding carboxypeptidase regulatory-like domain-containing protein yields the protein MNKHVLAICTTAVCLLVMGCDAGSSNPPTSPVTGKVTYKGEAVEGATIKFQPSDPEAKVANATSSADGTYALSTFETGDGAMPGKYKVSVRKLVSVEQGVQQDGEHAGEPAFVNKDMLPKKYVSSDNSPLEFEVTAGGDNTYDIDLTD from the coding sequence ATGAACAAGCATGTTCTTGCCATCTGCACGACAGCAGTTTGCCTGCTGGTCATGGGATGCGATGCCGGTAGCTCCAATCCCCCCACGTCCCCTGTAACTGGCAAGGTGACGTATAAGGGGGAAGCCGTGGAAGGCGCGACAATCAAGTTTCAACCAAGCGATCCTGAAGCCAAAGTCGCCAATGCCACATCGAGTGCCGACGGGACTTATGCCCTGTCGACTTTCGAGACCGGTGACGGTGCCATGCCAGGGAAGTACAAAGTCAGCGTGCGGAAATTGGTTTCGGTTGAACAAGGAGTCCAGCAAGACGGCGAGCACGCCGGCGAGCCCGCTTTTGTGAACAAGGACATGCTGCCCAAGAAGTACGTGTCCAGCGACAATTCGCCACTAGAGTTCGAAGTGACTGCCGGCGGCGATAACACGTACGATATCGATTTGACAGACTGA
- a CDS encoding DUF1559 domain-containing protein: protein MHKPLAMGLRRSKAFTLVELLVVIAIIGVLIALLLPAVQQAREAARRMQCSNNLKQLGLALHNFHDTYGALPVGQADDDNDSFGWGFYILPQLEQGNLYDQVLAVSSGSSRPVIVTRGGRHTLPNPPCTSGSNIDGCGVWSRNRPGSGDPNAQVATLLRQSSAVVDGYLCPSDILPVQDDEGNPKSNYIGNMGWEYTDYGCARYSASNQNGVIRFDNQNDTTYMTTFAEITDGLSNTVAIGEVTVTNTVTITALNSSRYPIFSGGNGGGCNGRSIAANLRIMDTNMFLNRRDATDESDMSFGSQHPGGALFLFTDGSVHFCPETVQMSVYRAMGSRNDGVAFELP from the coding sequence ATGCATAAGCCTCTTGCAATGGGTCTGCGGCGATCGAAAGCTTTTACGCTCGTTGAACTGTTGGTTGTCATCGCAATTATTGGGGTTTTGATTGCCCTTTTGCTGCCGGCCGTTCAGCAGGCACGTGAAGCCGCTCGCCGCATGCAGTGCAGCAACAATCTCAAGCAGCTTGGCCTGGCGCTGCACAATTTTCACGATACCTACGGGGCACTTCCCGTTGGCCAGGCAGATGACGACAACGACAGCTTCGGCTGGGGTTTTTATATCCTTCCCCAGTTGGAACAGGGCAATCTTTACGACCAAGTCTTGGCCGTTTCCTCTGGCAGCAGCCGACCTGTAATCGTGACCCGCGGTGGTCGACACACGCTACCTAATCCACCGTGCACCAGCGGTTCCAACATTGACGGCTGCGGTGTCTGGTCGCGCAATCGGCCAGGCAGCGGTGACCCCAATGCCCAAGTCGCTACGCTCCTTCGTCAATCGAGCGCCGTTGTTGATGGCTACCTCTGCCCATCGGACATCCTGCCGGTGCAAGACGACGAAGGTAATCCCAAGTCGAACTACATCGGCAACATGGGCTGGGAGTACACCGACTACGGTTGTGCTCGTTACAGCGCCAGCAATCAGAATGGTGTTATCCGTTTTGACAACCAGAACGACACCACTTACATGACGACCTTCGCGGAAATCACCGACGGTCTCAGTAACACGGTCGCCATTGGGGAAGTTACTGTGACCAACACCGTGACGATTACCGCTTTGAACAGCTCGCGCTACCCAATCTTCTCAGGCGGAAATGGCGGTGGTTGCAATGGTCGTTCGATTGCAGCCAACCTGCGAATCATGGACACCAACATGTTCCTCAATCGTCGAGATGCCACAGACGAATCGGACATGAGCTTTGGTAGCCAGCACCCAGGCGGTGCCTTGTTCCTGTTCACCGACGGTTCGGTCCACTTCTGCCCTGAAACGGTTCAGATGAGCGTCTATCGTGCCATGGGATCGCGTAACGACGGCGTTGCGTTTGAACTGCCGTAG
- a CDS encoding DUF1559 domain-containing protein has translation MQQPLAMGLRRPKAFTLVELLVVIAIIGVLIALLLPAVQQAREAARRMQCSNNLKQLGLSLHNHHDTYGYMPSMRDIGGGHSARRNGFILLLPFLEQNNSYEQITADLGPNPWDNKSYWNDFSFDGFTCPSSVPPATYRHQQKVAKNYQMCLGDRMVNRDGPMQTTRGMFQRGKVSNNQVQNKLNFASVTDGLSNTMAFSERISYASNARPEQGAFAQVTLDGNSSPSDCTAALTGTWAGQIEESRWNDGRSPYAGFFASAPPNSVSCTGDGSSGNIHDGSFALPGASSLHPGGVLAAMGDGSVRFVSETINTGNQGASFNFTSGQSPYGVWGAMASRNGGEPVTLD, from the coding sequence ATGCAACAGCCTCTTGCTATGGGACTACGACGACCAAAGGCGTTTACGCTGGTCGAATTGTTGGTGGTTATCGCCATTATTGGTGTGCTCATTGCCCTTCTGCTGCCCGCCGTGCAACAAGCACGCGAAGCCGCTCGCCGCATGCAGTGCTCGAACAATTTGAAGCAACTGGGGCTCTCGTTGCACAATCATCACGATACGTACGGGTACATGCCATCCATGCGAGATATCGGCGGTGGTCATAGTGCACGTCGTAATGGTTTTATCCTGCTGTTACCGTTCCTCGAACAGAATAACTCCTACGAACAGATCACGGCCGATTTAGGGCCGAACCCTTGGGATAACAAATCCTATTGGAACGATTTCAGTTTCGACGGTTTTACCTGCCCATCGTCGGTACCGCCGGCCACCTATCGCCACCAACAAAAGGTCGCGAAGAACTATCAGATGTGCTTGGGAGATCGGATGGTCAATCGAGACGGCCCGATGCAGACGACCCGCGGCATGTTCCAAAGAGGCAAGGTCAGCAATAACCAGGTTCAGAACAAGTTGAATTTCGCCTCGGTGACCGACGGACTATCGAACACGATGGCTTTCTCCGAGCGGATTTCCTACGCATCCAACGCTCGCCCTGAGCAGGGTGCTTTTGCTCAAGTCACGCTGGATGGCAACAGTTCGCCTTCGGATTGCACGGCAGCTTTGACGGGTACTTGGGCAGGTCAAATCGAAGAGTCGCGCTGGAATGACGGACGTTCGCCATACGCTGGTTTCTTTGCGTCCGCTCCGCCCAACAGCGTCAGCTGCACCGGCGATGGTAGCAGCGGAAATATCCACGATGGAAGCTTCGCTTTGCCTGGTGCAAGTAGCCTGCATCCTGGCGGTGTTTTGGCAGCCATGGGGGACGGTTCGGTTCGATTTGTCTCTGAAACCATCAACACCGGCAACCAGGGCGCAAGCTTCAATTTCACCAGCGGGCAATCCCCGTACGGTGTTTGGGGCGCGATGGCCAGTCGTAATGGTGGCGAGCCGGTCACCCTCGACTAG
- a CDS encoding DUF1559 domain-containing protein encodes MHKPLSMSFGRQKAFTLVELLVVIAIIGVLIALLLPAVQQAREAARRMQCSNNMKQLGLSLHNHHDTYGYMPPLRDIGGGHSARRSGFVSLLPFLEQNNSYEQITSNLGPNPWDDVAMFNDLSFDGFTCPTSVPPATFRYSQKTSKNYMMCLGDRMVTIDGAMENTRGMFQKGKITNNQVQNKMNFASVTDGLSNTMAFSERIAYASNARPMQGAYAQVTLDANSSPSTCTAALTGTWAGQIEEARWADGRSPYAGFFAAAPPNSVSCTGDGSSGNIHDGGYSLSGASSLHPGGVMAAMGDGSVRFISETINTGNQGSSFNFTSGQSPYGVWGALGSRNGGEVVNE; translated from the coding sequence ATGCATAAGCCCCTTTCAATGAGTTTTGGTCGACAGAAAGCTTTTACGCTCGTCGAACTGCTTGTTGTCATCGCCATTATTGGTGTTCTGATCGCCCTTTTGCTGCCGGCCGTTCAACAGGCACGTGAGGCGGCACGCCGCATGCAATGCTCGAATAACATGAAGCAGTTGGGGCTTTCGTTGCACAATCACCACGACACCTACGGGTACATGCCTCCACTGCGTGATATTGGCGGTGGCCACAGTGCACGTCGTAGTGGCTTTGTCTCGTTGCTGCCGTTCCTCGAACAAAACAACAGCTACGAACAGATCACATCCAACTTGGGGCCAAACCCTTGGGATGACGTAGCGATGTTTAACGATCTCAGCTTCGATGGTTTTACCTGCCCAACCTCGGTGCCTCCGGCAACTTTCCGGTACTCACAGAAGACCTCGAAGAATTACATGATGTGCCTGGGCGACCGCATGGTGACAATTGACGGTGCCATGGAAAATACCCGCGGTATGTTCCAGAAGGGCAAGATCACCAACAACCAGGTCCAGAACAAAATGAATTTCGCTTCGGTCACCGACGGCCTATCGAACACGATGGCCTTCTCGGAGCGGATTGCCTATGCATCCAATGCACGCCCAATGCAAGGAGCCTACGCCCAGGTCACCTTGGACGCCAACAGTTCGCCATCGACTTGTACCGCCGCCCTGACTGGGACATGGGCTGGACAGATCGAGGAAGCTCGTTGGGCGGACGGTCGTTCGCCGTATGCAGGCTTCTTTGCCGCGGCTCCACCTAACAGCGTCAGCTGCACCGGTGACGGCAGCAGCGGGAACATCCACGATGGAGGCTATTCGCTGTCCGGTGCGAGCAGCCTGCACCCAGGTGGTGTGATGGCGGCCATGGGTGATGGTTCGGTTCGATTTATTTCGGAGACCATCAACACCGGCAACCAGGGATCGAGCTTCAATTTCACCAGCGGACAATCCCCTTATGGCGTTTGGGGTGCCTTGGGAAGTCGCAATGGCGGTGAAGTTGTCAACGAATAG
- a CDS encoding PQQ-dependent sugar dehydrogenase, whose translation MPSSKLKCLLLCLGTVLAPLGILSAEEPAFDPSRLEVTTLVTQLKQPMELAVAPDGRVFYIEIQGQLKAYDPATRQTELVGEVVVTTAQENGLIGLALDPKFEDNHWIYLQYSPPEFSGQHVSRFTLVDGKLDMASEKVLLKYEEQRLQCCHHAGSLEFGPDGCLFIGTGDNTHPHGDSHGYAPIDERADKFPWDAQKSSANTNSYNGKVLRIRPLADGTYEVPDGNLFPKDGSQGHPEIYVMGCRNPWRISVDQKTGYLYWGEVGPDAGSDGPRGPRGYDEINQAKKAGNFGWPYFIADNQAYHDVDFTTEKIGAKFDPAKPINESPNNTGARELPPATAAFIYYPGAPFEKFPEVGTGGRTACAGPSYDFDAANPSATKFPPHFSRCVFVYEWSRHWILAVHLTGDSEIESLEPFMPDHKFTRPVDMQFSPDGALYMLEYGETWGVNDDAKLVRIDYVRGNRAPSAIASAENNTGKQPLAVKLSSEGTRDKDGDDLQYAWYAYRAGEEKPTPKLLSNEANPLVTFKEAGVFNVELKVTDPQGAQAVASVPVIVGNARPTVSFVSPRDGDFFDSLAAIRYQLKVSDIEDGTSDFEEADETGAAEIDLEAPRRTALNMTLGTGSIPRGPEGDASDNDPVGLKLMKKSDCFNCHAVDSLRVGPPFLKVAEKYRGVPESLEASVKRVREGSAGVWGKVPMLPHSQHSVEEIRDMVTWVYSLEKDNAVRVFDGFVGNIELTDAEVEKAGYVQLEASYRDLGAGEIPPLVGTAKVFLRQRKIEAEAADEISGPRTLGGHTASDGKFLGAINHNNFARFNQIPLDRVASLIFRVTSAGSGGRIEARLDTLDGPVIASAPVEVNGSWDAFHDVTTPVEPQAGRHDVYIVFLNQERQGGLMNLDSVTFSASK comes from the coding sequence CTGGTAACGCAGCTCAAGCAGCCGATGGAACTGGCCGTCGCCCCGGATGGGCGGGTGTTTTACATCGAGATCCAAGGGCAACTCAAAGCTTACGATCCCGCCACACGTCAAACCGAACTGGTCGGCGAGGTGGTTGTCACTACCGCCCAAGAGAATGGCCTGATCGGCCTGGCACTCGATCCCAAGTTCGAAGACAACCACTGGATTTATCTGCAGTATTCGCCGCCAGAGTTCTCGGGGCAGCACGTGAGCCGTTTCACACTGGTGGATGGCAAGCTGGATATGGCCAGCGAGAAGGTCCTGCTGAAGTACGAAGAGCAGCGTCTACAATGCTGCCATCATGCTGGCTCGCTTGAGTTCGGCCCCGATGGCTGTTTGTTCATTGGCACCGGCGACAACACCCATCCGCATGGCGATTCGCACGGCTATGCCCCCATCGACGAACGCGCCGACAAGTTTCCATGGGATGCTCAAAAATCTTCAGCCAACACCAATAGTTACAACGGCAAAGTGCTGCGGATTCGCCCCTTGGCCGACGGAACGTACGAAGTACCGGACGGCAATCTGTTCCCCAAGGATGGCTCGCAGGGGCACCCTGAAATCTACGTGATGGGCTGCCGCAATCCGTGGCGAATCAGTGTCGATCAGAAGACCGGTTACCTGTACTGGGGTGAAGTGGGCCCCGATGCCGGCAGCGATGGCCCGCGTGGCCCGCGAGGTTATGACGAAATCAACCAGGCCAAGAAGGCGGGCAACTTCGGTTGGCCCTATTTCATCGCCGACAACCAGGCCTACCACGACGTCGACTTCACCACCGAGAAGATCGGCGCGAAGTTCGACCCTGCCAAACCGATCAACGAATCCCCCAACAACACTGGTGCTCGCGAGCTGCCACCGGCTACTGCGGCGTTCATCTATTACCCAGGAGCTCCGTTCGAGAAGTTCCCGGAAGTGGGCACCGGCGGGCGAACCGCATGTGCCGGTCCATCGTACGATTTCGACGCAGCCAACCCCAGCGCGACAAAGTTTCCGCCTCATTTCAGCCGCTGTGTGTTTGTCTATGAATGGTCGCGCCACTGGATTCTGGCCGTGCATCTGACCGGCGACTCGGAAATCGAATCGCTCGAGCCGTTCATGCCCGATCACAAGTTCACCCGACCTGTCGATATGCAGTTCAGCCCTGACGGGGCGCTATATATGCTGGAATATGGCGAAACCTGGGGCGTGAACGACGACGCGAAGCTCGTTCGTATCGATTACGTCCGCGGCAATCGAGCCCCCAGTGCGATCGCCTCCGCAGAAAACAACACCGGCAAACAGCCGCTGGCCGTGAAGCTTTCCAGCGAGGGTACACGCGACAAGGATGGGGACGATCTGCAGTATGCCTGGTACGCCTATCGTGCCGGGGAAGAAAAGCCCACGCCCAAGCTCCTTTCCAACGAAGCCAACCCACTGGTAACGTTCAAGGAAGCAGGCGTATTCAATGTCGAGCTGAAAGTAACCGATCCGCAAGGTGCCCAAGCGGTGGCCTCGGTGCCGGTGATCGTGGGCAACGCCCGACCAACGGTCTCGTTCGTTTCACCGCGGGATGGCGACTTCTTCGACTCGCTGGCGGCGATTCGCTATCAACTGAAGGTCAGCGACATCGAAGACGGCACCTCCGACTTTGAAGAAGCGGACGAAACAGGTGCCGCGGAAATCGACCTGGAAGCACCACGCCGTACGGCACTGAACATGACCCTGGGCACCGGCAGCATTCCGCGCGGACCAGAGGGGGATGCCAGCGACAACGACCCGGTCGGCTTGAAGCTGATGAAGAAGAGTGACTGCTTCAACTGCCATGCGGTCGACTCGCTACGTGTCGGCCCTCCTTTCCTGAAAGTCGCCGAGAAGTACCGCGGCGTGCCAGAGTCCCTGGAAGCTTCGGTGAAGCGTGTCCGCGAAGGCTCGGCCGGCGTGTGGGGGAAGGTCCCGATGCTGCCCCACTCGCAGCACTCGGTCGAGGAGATTCGAGACATGGTGACGTGGGTCTACTCGCTGGAGAAAGACAATGCGGTACGCGTGTTCGATGGCTTCGTCGGAAACATCGAACTAACCGACGCCGAAGTCGAGAAGGCAGGCTACGTTCAGCTTGAGGCCAGCTATCGCGACCTGGGTGCCGGCGAGATTCCTCCGCTGGTGGGCACGGCAAAGGTCTTCTTGCGTCAGCGGAAGATCGAAGCGGAAGCCGCCGACGAGATCAGCGGCCCGCGAACGCTGGGCGGGCACACCGCTTCCGATGGCAAGTTCCTGGGCGCGATCAACCACAACAATTTCGCACGCTTCAATCAGATCCCACTGGACCGCGTGGCGAGCCTGATCTTTCGCGTGACCTCCGCCGGCTCAGGCGGACGGATCGAAGCACGCCTAGACACCCTGGACGGTCCGGTGATCGCCTCGGCCCCGGTTGAAGTGAACGGCAGCTGGGATGCCTTTCACGACGTCACAACCCCCGTCGAGCCCCAAGCCGGCCGGCACGATGTTTACATCGTGTTTCTCAACCAGGAGCGGCAAGGTGGTCTCATGAACCTCGACAGCGTGACATTCTCGGCCAGCAAGTAG